GTTGAACCGAGTTATGGCGAGGCTCGTACTGTCAAAAGAGATCGGAAACGTCATCGTCAAAAATTCCAATAGGCGAAGTTCGTAATCGAGTGTCAGCCGGCCGTTCAAAAAGGGATCCGCGAATAACGAAACCTGCATTCCGTGTGATGCTGCCCGATAACCGTAGGCTTTTGGATCCAAATCGATGATCAATTGAGTTAGGTCATCCGATGGATTCTTGGCTGAAGGAGTTGCACTGGAAAAAAAACAGCAACTTAAAATCATCCAAAAATACGCTGCATTTTTTCTCATAAATTAGAGCCTATTTTATTCATATATTTTCCTGTGTCAATACCGTTGCTTGATTTCGATTAAAAATCTGGCCGCTTTTTCGAGAGAAGCGAGTCCTACTGGATCGGTCGTCAATTTACCACGCAGATCTCGTTCTTGGCTTCCTGTTAAGAACTGACTTGAACCCAAGGCTCCGAAGCTGAGCGCCGCATTTGAGACTACTCTTTGATCCCTTGAACACACAGTATCCAGAAAAAAAAGCGCTAACAAACGGGTTCTTGATGAGCCAAGCAAGGCGCTTCATACTCAACCCCTTGTCAAATATGCTGCTTTAAGGCAATAAGGTCCCCATCCATGCAGTATCCCAATTCGCATCCTCAAACAGGCTCTGGCAATTTAGAAGGCGATCGAATTCCTAAACAACGCGTGATGGAACCCCGAGTCAATCGTCGCATTCGCGTTCCTGAAATTCGCGTCATTATGGAAGACGGTGAGCAACTGGGTGTTTTGCCAACCCAGGAAGCTTTGCGAAAAGCGGAATCGATGGGAATGGACTTGGTCGAAGTTTCTCCGATGGCAAAGCCACCGGTTTGTAAAATCATGGATTATGGGAAATTTAAGTACCAACAAAAGCGCAAAGCCAACGAAGCTAAAAAGAAGCAGCAGGTTATTGAGCTCAAAGAAGTGAAACTTCGACCTAAAACCGATGTTCACGATTTTGAAACAAAAATAAATCGCCTAAAAACATTTCTAGGCGATGGCAACAAAGGCAAAGTGACGGTGATGTTTCGAGGCCGGGAAATTGTGCACCCACAAATTGGTTTTGAGCTGATGAAACGAGTCGTTGAAGCCCTTCAAGAAGACGCTATTGTTGAATCTCCAGCGAAAATGGAAGGTCGACAGAT
The Myxococcaceae bacterium genome window above contains:
- the infC gene encoding translation initiation factor IF-3 translates to MEPRVNRRIRVPEIRVIMEDGEQLGVLPTQEALRKAESMGMDLVEVSPMAKPPVCKIMDYGKFKYQQKRKANEAKKKQQVIELKEVKLRPKTDVHDFETKINRLKTFLGDGNKGKVTVMFRGREIVHPQIGFELMKRVVEALQEDAIVESPAKMEGRQMVMIVGPQKKK